The genomic region GCTGTACCCCCGTCTGGCGGCGACGTTCAACGCTCCCTCGTCGGCCTCGATTTCCCGTTGGGAGCGCTTTTGCAACCGCCAAATTTGGGCGATCGCCACCCCGGTCAGTCCTCCCGCCGTCACGGCGCCGATCGCGTCGGCTTGAGCGAGTTCGACCACGGTGGCGATCGTGCCGCCGAGGACCAATCCCTGATAGAGATCCGGCTTAAACCAGCGCACCTCCAACAGCCAAGTGACCGTCCGCAACAACAGCAAATCCCGTTGGGGCTGACTCAAACGGAACCATAAATCGAAATTGAGATAAATCGGTCGTTCGCGGGCCCACGGCATCGGAAACGAAATCTGGATGACCGTAGCTTGCTGGGGACGGCTGATGAGTTTCGTCTTCATCCGACCGCTCGCGCTCATTAAATCGAACAAGCGGATGATTTCGGTCTGGGGGTCGATCATGCTAGAAACAGTGGGGTGATGGGCTGTTTGCCGCGCGCCACCCACGGACGGGCAACGGCGAACTGTTCTACAATTTTTCTACAATACGACAACAGCAGGGCGATCGCCCTGCTGGGATTTGAGATCTACAAGCTATACCCCCGTTCACTTCTTCTCAGGTGAAATTGAAATATGGATGCGTTCGAGCCAATCCCGCCAGAATGGACCGCGAAAGCCATTCACGCCCATCAATTCTGCTGTCCGACTTGTCAGGCGAGCTCGATGGAAGCCAAACGGGTTTGGATTAACCGCCGATCGCCCGTCTATGGGGAAGATCGCAGCCGCAAATGGCAGGAATTCTACGAATGCGAATGTTCCACAGTATGGTGGGCCTGGAGCAGCGATCGCCCGCCCTCTCCGTGGGGCGATCGCGAACGAGGACTAGATGATTTGTTCTAAGGGAGCGATGGTGCTTCGCAGAGGCGATTCTACCCCCACTCACCAACGGGGATTGCCTTCGAGCAGCGTTTCGGCGGCTTCGCGGTCTAGTGGGGGAGAGAATAAAATCCCCTGGGCGTAATCCGATTGCAGAGCCCACAGTTGCACTAAATTTTCCTCAGTTTCCACCCCTTCGGCGGTGATGTACATGCCGAGATTGCGTCCGAGCATGACGATCGCCCGCACGATTTCTTGATTTTCCGGGCTTTCTTCCATTCCCATCACAAAAGATTTATCAATTTTGAGGGTATTAATCGGAAATTGAGCCAAGTGGGATAAGGAAGAATATCCAGTGCCGAAATCGTCGATACACAGGTGAATGTGGCGCGATCGCAACTGCTCTAACAGTTCTGCCGCCGATGCCGCATTTTCCATCAGTACGCTTTCGGTAATTTCGAGTTTTAAATCCTTCGGATCGATACCCGTTTCTTCTAAAATGCGATCGATCTGCTCGATTAAATCCGGTTGCGCCAACTGCTGGCCCGAGAGATTGACGCTCATCGTCAAGTTCGCATATTTGGGAAATTGACGTTGCCACTGGCGCAATTGCCAGCAGGCTTGGCGCAAGACCCACGCCCCCAACGGCACGATCAATCCCGTTTCT from Oxynema aestuarii AP17 harbors:
- a CDS encoding DUF3318 domain-containing protein, yielding MDPQTEIIRLFDLMSASGRMKTKLISRPQQATVIQISFPMPWARERPIYLNFDLWFRLSQPQRDLLLLRTVTWLLEVRWFKPDLYQGLVLGGTIATVVELAQADAIGAVTAGGLTGVAIAQIWRLQKRSQREIEADEGALNVAARRGYSRREAARYLAEAIEAVARIEGRPQLSFDELIRTQNLRAIAGLSAVGLPRDGIQE